The DNA sequence GCAGCAGCGGATTGAGCCAGATCAGCCGCCGGCAGGATCGGTGCAACCGATCGATTTCGATTTCAAGATCGCCTACATCGTCACGCTCCAGGCCGTCGGTGATCATCAGCACGATGGCGCCTTGCGCAAGCACGCGCCGCGACCAGCGTCTGTTGAATTCATGCAGCGTTTCACCAATGCGCGTACCGCCGGACCAGTCTTTCACCGCAGCCACGCAGTCGTCGATCGCGGCATCAGGATCGCGATTGCGCAACTGGCGGGAGACATTGGTCAGCCGTGTGCCGAAGAGGAAGGTGTGCACGCGCCGGCGCTCCTCGGTCAGCGCATGCAGGAAATGCAGGAAGATGCGGGTGTACTGGCTCATCGAGCCGGAGATATCGGCAAGCACGACGAGCGGCGGATGCACCACGCGCCGCTCCCGGAACCGCGGCAGGATCAGTTCTCCGCCAAAACGCATGGCGTCGCGCATGGTGGCGCGCGGGTCGATGCGGATCTGCCTCCTGGATGAACGGAAGCGGCGTGTGACAACGCGATCCATCGGCAACGTCAGCGCGGCAAGGGCGCGCTTCGCCTCGGCAAGCTCGGCCGTGCTCATCTGGGCGAAATCGGCCCGGCGCAGCAGTTCGCGGCCCGAGACCGTGAAGCGCGCATCGATATCGATCTCCGGTTCCTCCCTTGGCGGTCGATCCGTTTCGTGTCCGGAAAGCAAGGCGTCGCTGACGCGTGTCTCGCCCGCCCGACGCTGCTGCCGCTCGCTCTCGCGCTCCGGCGCCAGCGGCGACATCATCGCGATCATCTTTTCGACGAGGCCGCGGGAGCGCCAGAACAGCCGAAAAGCTTCGTCGAACACCGGCTGGTCCTCGTGGCGCTTCACAAAGACGCATTGCAGCGCCGCGTAAAATGCGTCCCGCCCGCCGATCCCGATCAGCGCCACCGCATCGATGGCGTCGGCAATCGCCCCGGGCCCGATCTTGATGCCGGCGCGACGCAGGGCGCGTGCAAAGAAGACGATGTTGTCGGCGAGCCGCCCGTCGCCTTCCGCTGGTGGCGGGAGAGTGGCACCATCCCTGTGCTCGCCTCGCTCTTCCATGGTCAGCCCGCCGCCAGCAGTTCCGCCTTGACTTCGGCGAGCAACCTTCGCCCCTCGGCGCCGTCGATCCTGGCGATGTCGTCCTGGTATTTGAGCAATGTTCCGAGCGTATCGGCGATCGTTTCCGGATCGAGCGCCAGCCGATCGAGCTCCGTCAGGGCCGTTGCCCAGTCTATCGTTTCGGCGACGCCCGGGTTCTTGAAGAGGTCGATGGTGCGCAGCCGCTGCACATAGGCGATGACTTCGCGCGACAGCGTCGCGTTGCAGCCGGGAACCTTGCGGCGGATGATCTCCAACTCCTGCGCCGCGTTGGGGTAATCAACCCAATGATAGAGGCAGCGCCGCTTGAGCGCGTCATGGATTTCGCGGGTGCGGTTGGTGGTGATGATGACGATCGGCGGTTCGTCCGCCCGGATTGTACCAAGTTCCGGAATGGTGACCTGAAAATCGGACAGAACTTCCAGCAGGAAGGCCTCGAACGCCTCATCCGTCCGGTCGAGTTCGTCGATCAGGAACACGGGTGCGCGGCCCGCATTGGAAGAAATTGCCTGCAGAACCGGGCGGCGGATCAGAAATCGTTCGGAAAAGATATCGCTTTCGACCCGTTTTCGATCGACCTTGCCGGCAGCTTCCGAAAGCCGGATTTCCAGCATCTGCGCCGGATAGTTCCATTCGTAGACGGCCGAGGCGACATCGAGACCCTCATAGCATTGCAGCCGGATCAACGGCCGATCGAGCGCCTTTGCCAGAACCTTGGCGATCTCGGTCTTGCCGACGCCTGCTTCGCCCTCGAGAAAGAGCGGGCGCTTCATCCGGAGCGCCAGAAACAGCACGGTCGCAAGCGCCGTACCCGCGAGATAGTCATGGGCCGTGAGCAGCGCCATCGTCTCCTCGATGGACTGCGGCAGGCCCGTTGTTGCCTGTGTCGCCATGTCTCCTCCGCCACGGCTCGAATCGATCGCTTGATGTCGGCAGACGAATGAATTCGTCCGGCCAACTCAAAGACTTACGGCGATCTTCTCATGTCTCAGAGGGCATGCGTTGTCGCCACGTAAAACTTATAGCGAGTGGTATCCGCGGTCCACATAAATGAGCGGCGGCCGCGCCGGTCCGATCGCGACATCGACGACTTCGCCGAAGAGCACCAGATGCGTGGCGATCGTCTTCACCTCGATGAGACGGCAATCGAACGAGGCGATTGCGTTGGTGAGGATCGGAGCGCCTGTCGAAAGCTTGGTCCACTGGCCGAGCGCAAAGCGCAGATCCATGTTGAGCTGATCGCGGCCGGAAAAAGCGTGTGCAATGGCGCGATGCTCATCGCCAAGCAGATTGAGCGCGAAACTGTCGCTGCGCGTGAAGATCTCATTGCGCGGATTGGCGCCGTTGAGGCAGGCCAGAACCGTCGGCGGACTGTCGGACACGGAGCAGGAGGCGGTGACGGTGACACCGCGCCGCTCCATCCCGTCGGCCACGGTAATGATCTGCACGTGACCGGCCAGGCGACTCATGGCGTCGCGGTAACTGATGGGGTCCAGCCGGGTTTTGTTCAACACTTCTTTCTCCGAGCGAAGTCAGCCACATACATAGACAGTACCGGGAAATATGAAACCCGCTGCAATGAGAATCTTGCAGTTCTGCGACATGGTTGCGACGCGGATGGAACCATCCGCGACCGAAGTCACATCTTTTCCTTTGACGCGGCAGGGCACATCCTTAAAACATGCGGCCACTACCGTGCCGCGCGCCCGTCGCCGCCGGCGACGGGTAAGGCAATGTTTGGGCTCGCCGCAGGTTCCGGATCGCTCCCGGTCCGGGGAAGTGCGGCAGCGGAGAAAGTGAATGCTTCGATCGATCGTCGCCAGCCTTGTCGTGGCCGGATTGGTACAGGCCGCACCGGCTACGGCGGCCGGCATCAAGGTGGCCGTCGTCGCACCGGTCGAAGGCCCGTTTGCACTTCTCGGCAAGCAGATCGTCGATGGCGCCGCATTCCAGGCGGGCGATCGCGGCAGTGAGATCGTCGTCATTCCCGAGACCTGCGATACGGCCGGCAACGAAGCGCTGACGAAGGCGCTGCTTGCGGCCGGCGCCGAAGCGGCAATCGGTTTCCTCTGCACCGAAAGCCTGGATGCCACGCTTCCGGCGCTTGCCGAAGCGGGCCTTCCTGCGATCACCCTCAGCGTGCGTTCTGATATCCTGATGGAGGATGCGCTGAAGAAGAAATGGCCGCTCTTCCGCCTCGCGCCGAGCGGCAATGCCGAAGCTGCCAGCATCGTCGACACGATCGTCCAGCGTTGGAAGGACAAGCCGATCGCATTGATCGACGATGGAACCATTCACAGCCGCGAACTGGTCGAAAGCGTGCGTTCTGCCCTTGGCGAAATCGGGCTGACACCGGTCTTCACCGATACCTATCGCCCGGCCCAGGAGCAGCAGGTCAGCCTGGTGCGGCGCCTGGTGAAAAGCGGAGCGACCCATGTCTTCACGGGTGGCGACAGACAGGATACGGCGGTGATCGCGCGCGATGCGCAAGGCGAAGGCGCGAGCCTCACCTTGCTCGGCGGCGACGCGCTCAATGCCGCCGATCTCACTGTACCGCTCGCCGACGGCGTGCTCGCGGTCACCTTGCCGGACGCATCGCAGTCGCCCGAGGGCAAGCCGGTCGCAGACGCCATGCGTGCGGCCGGAACCGAAGCGGACGGGTATGTAATGCCGGCATTTGCGGCCGTCTCCCTGCTCGAGCAGGCCAAGGACCAGGCGGAGAAGGACGACAAGCCTCTTCTCGATGCGTTTGCCAAGGGACCCTACGCGACTGTGCTCGGCCCCATCGCCTTTAACGCGCAGCACGAGCGCGCCAACAATCCCTATCGCCTGATGCAGTGGCAAGGCGGCCGCTTCGAGCCGGCGCCTGCCGAAGGAACCGCCCAATGATGCGCACCGGACCGCTGAACCTGATTACCGACGTCGCGGGCCTGGCGGTCGGCAATGCCGAGGATCACCGGCTGAAGTCCGGCGTCACCGCGATTGTCTGCGATCCGCCGGCAACGGCGGCAGTCCAGGTGCTGGGCGGCGCCCCCGGAACGCGCGAAACCGACCTGCTAGACCCGCACAATACGGTACAGACGGTCGATGCCCTGGTATTGTCAGGCGGCTCGGCCTTTGGCCTCGATGCTGCGTCCGGAGCCCAGGCGGCCCTCAGAGAGATGGGTCGCGGCTTTGCCGTCGGTCCGCACCGGATACCGATCGTGCCCACCGCCATCCTGTTTGACCTCATCAACGGCGGCGACAAGGATTGGGGGCGCTATCCGCCCTATCGCGAACTCGGCTTCGAGGCCGTTCGTCGCGCCGGCCCGTCGTTCGCAACCGGAACAACGGGCGCCGGGACCGGCGCGCTGACTGCCACCTTCAAGGGTGGTCTCGGCTCGGCATCGACTGTTCTGCCGAGCGGGATCACCATCGGCGCGCTGGTCGCGGTCAACGCACTCGGTTCGGCGACTGTTGGTGACAGCCAGCATTTCTGGTCGGCGCCTTTCGAACTGGATGCTGAGTTCGGTGCACTCGGCCTGCCACACCCCCTGCCCGCCGATGCCGCCGATATCCGCATCAAGTTCCGCGACCGGCAGTCTGCCGCCACCAACACGACGATCGCCGTCATCGCGACGGACGCGGTGCTGACCAAGGCTGAGGCCAAGCGACTGGCGATCGCCGCCCATGACGGTTTCTCCCGCGGGCTCTGGCCGGCGCATACGCCGCTAGACGGCGATCTCATCTTTGCGCTTGCCACCGGTGCCAGCGGCAAGACCCCCACACTTGAGGATTTCATCGACCTCGGCGCGATCGCGGCATCGACGATGGCCCGCGCCATCGCCCGTGGCGTCCATGACGCGACACCGGCCGAAAACGACCTCATGCGCTCCTGGTCGCAAGGCGCCTGACGCAGCTTTGATCGCTGACATGTTGTTTGCACGCGTCTGCGATGCTATTGCGCGGGAAACTGGAGCATTTCCAGCAAAGGTGCGTAGCGGTTTTGCTTCCGGAAATGCGTAAGAACCCAAGATACAGCGCGGTTCCAATGGCCCTGTTCCTGGAACCGCTCGAGCCGGAGCGCGCCATGACCCACCCCATCCGTATTGCACCGTCCATTCTGGCGGCCGATTTCTCCAAGCTCGGACAGGAAGTCCGCGACGTCGTTGATGCCGGCGCCGACTGGATCCATCTCGATGTCATGGACGGACACTTCGTGCCCAACATCACTTTCGGCCCCGATGTGATCAAGTCGCTGCGCCGCTACACCGATGCGACCTTCGATTGCCATCTGATGATTTCTCCGGCGGATCCGTTCCTCGAAGCCTTTGCGAAAGCCGGCTGCGATATCCTGACCGTGCATGCCGAAGCGGGTCCACACCTTCACCGTTCGCTCCAGACCG is a window from the Ensifer adhaerens genome containing:
- a CDS encoding vWA domain-containing protein, whose protein sequence is MEERGEHRDGATLPPPAEGDGRLADNIVFFARALRRAGIKIGPGAIADAIDAVALIGIGGRDAFYAALQCVFVKRHEDQPVFDEAFRLFWRSRGLVEKMIAMMSPLAPERESERQQRRAGETRVSDALLSGHETDRPPREEPEIDIDARFTVSGRELLRRADFAQMSTAELAEAKRALAALTLPMDRVVTRRFRSSRRQIRIDPRATMRDAMRFGGELILPRFRERRVVHPPLVVLADISGSMSQYTRIFLHFLHALTEERRRVHTFLFGTRLTNVSRQLRNRDPDAAIDDCVAAVKDWSGGTRIGETLHEFNRRWSRRVLAQGAIVLMITDGLERDDVGDLEIEIDRLHRSCRRLIWLNPLLRFDGFEARARGVRAMLPHVDEFRAVHNLESIGELVKALSGQSSRQADPRRFLVPR
- a CDS encoding AAA family ATPase, with product MATQATTGLPQSIEETMALLTAHDYLAGTALATVLFLALRMKRPLFLEGEAGVGKTEIAKVLAKALDRPLIRLQCYEGLDVASAVYEWNYPAQMLEIRLSEAAGKVDRKRVESDIFSERFLIRRPVLQAISSNAGRAPVFLIDELDRTDEAFEAFLLEVLSDFQVTIPELGTIRADEPPIVIITTNRTREIHDALKRRCLYHWVDYPNAAQELEIIRRKVPGCNATLSREVIAYVQRLRTIDLFKNPGVAETIDWATALTELDRLALDPETIADTLGTLLKYQDDIARIDGAEGRRLLAEVKAELLAAG
- a CDS encoding flavin reductase family protein; protein product: MSRLAGHVQIITVADGMERRGVTVTASCSVSDSPPTVLACLNGANPRNEIFTRSDSFALNLLGDEHRAIAHAFSGRDQLNMDLRFALGQWTKLSTGAPILTNAIASFDCRLIEVKTIATHLVLFGEVVDVAIGPARPPLIYVDRGYHSL
- a CDS encoding branched-chain amino acid ABC transporter substrate-binding protein translates to MLRSIVASLVVAGLVQAAPATAAGIKVAVVAPVEGPFALLGKQIVDGAAFQAGDRGSEIVVIPETCDTAGNEALTKALLAAGAEAAIGFLCTESLDATLPALAEAGLPAITLSVRSDILMEDALKKKWPLFRLAPSGNAEAASIVDTIVQRWKDKPIALIDDGTIHSRELVESVRSALGEIGLTPVFTDTYRPAQEQQVSLVRRLVKSGATHVFTGGDRQDTAVIARDAQGEGASLTLLGGDALNAADLTVPLADGVLAVTLPDASQSPEGKPVADAMRAAGTEADGYVMPAFAAVSLLEQAKDQAEKDDKPLLDAFAKGPYATVLGPIAFNAQHERANNPYRLMQWQGGRFEPAPAEGTAQ
- a CDS encoding P1 family peptidase; this translates as MMRTGPLNLITDVAGLAVGNAEDHRLKSGVTAIVCDPPATAAVQVLGGAPGTRETDLLDPHNTVQTVDALVLSGGSAFGLDAASGAQAALREMGRGFAVGPHRIPIVPTAILFDLINGGDKDWGRYPPYRELGFEAVRRAGPSFATGTTGAGTGALTATFKGGLGSASTVLPSGITIGALVAVNALGSATVGDSQHFWSAPFELDAEFGALGLPHPLPADAADIRIKFRDRQSAATNTTIAVIATDAVLTKAEAKRLAIAAHDGFSRGLWPAHTPLDGDLIFALATGASGKTPTLEDFIDLGAIAASTMARAIARGVHDATPAENDLMRSWSQGA